A single genomic interval of Streptomyces graminofaciens harbors:
- a CDS encoding aspartate aminotransferase family protein, which yields MTPQSNPQVGAAVKAADRAHVFHSWSAQELIDPLAVAGAEGSYFWDYDGNRYLDFTSGLVYTNIGYQHPKVVAAIQEQAATLSTFAPAFAIEARSEAARLIAERTPGDLDKIFFTNGGADAVEHAVRMARLHTGRPKVLSAYRSYHGGTQQAVNITGDPRRWASDSASAGVVHFWAPFLYRSRFYAETEEQETARALEHLETTIAFEGPATIAAIILETIPGTAGIMIPPPGYLAGVRDLCDKYGIVFVLDEVMTGFGRTGEWFAADLFGVVPDLMTFAKGVNSGYVPLGGVAISPAIAETFGKRPYPGGLTYSGHPLACAAAVATINVMAEEGVIENAENLGASLIGPALRELAERHPSVGEVRGVGMFWALELVKDRETREPLVPYNAAGEANAPMVAFASAAKANGIWPFVNMNRTHVVPPCNITEAEAKEGLAALDAALSVADEYTV from the coding sequence ATGACCCCTCAGTCGAATCCCCAGGTCGGCGCGGCCGTAAAGGCCGCGGACCGGGCACATGTGTTCCACTCCTGGTCCGCACAGGAGCTCATCGACCCGCTAGCCGTCGCCGGCGCGGAGGGTTCGTACTTCTGGGACTACGACGGCAACCGGTACCTCGACTTCACCAGCGGCCTCGTCTACACGAACATCGGCTACCAGCACCCGAAGGTCGTCGCCGCGATCCAGGAACAGGCCGCCACCCTGTCCACCTTCGCCCCCGCCTTCGCGATCGAGGCCCGCTCCGAGGCGGCCCGGCTGATCGCCGAGCGCACCCCCGGCGACCTGGACAAGATCTTCTTCACCAACGGCGGCGCGGACGCGGTCGAGCACGCCGTACGCATGGCCCGGCTGCACACCGGCCGCCCCAAGGTGCTCTCCGCCTACCGCTCGTACCACGGTGGCACCCAGCAGGCCGTCAACATCACCGGCGACCCCCGCCGCTGGGCCTCCGACAGCGCGAGCGCCGGTGTCGTGCACTTCTGGGCACCCTTCCTCTACCGCTCCCGTTTCTACGCGGAGACCGAGGAGCAGGAGACCGCCCGCGCGCTGGAGCACCTGGAGACGACGATCGCCTTCGAGGGGCCGGCGACCATCGCCGCGATCATCCTGGAGACCATCCCGGGCACCGCCGGCATCATGATCCCGCCGCCGGGCTATCTGGCCGGGGTCCGGGACCTCTGCGACAAGTACGGGATCGTCTTCGTCCTGGACGAGGTCATGACGGGGTTCGGGCGGACCGGCGAGTGGTTCGCCGCCGACCTCTTCGGTGTGGTGCCCGACCTCATGACCTTCGCCAAGGGAGTGAACTCCGGTTACGTCCCCCTCGGCGGCGTCGCCATCTCGCCCGCCATCGCCGAGACCTTCGGCAAGCGGCCGTACCCGGGCGGTCTGACGTACTCCGGGCACCCCCTGGCCTGCGCCGCCGCCGTCGCGACGATCAACGTCATGGCGGAGGAGGGCGTCATCGAGAACGCCGAGAACCTGGGCGCCTCGCTCATCGGGCCCGCCCTGCGCGAGCTGGCCGAGCGCCACCCGTCGGTGGGTGAGGTACGCGGTGTCGGCATGTTCTGGGCCCTGGAGCTGGTGAAGGACCGCGAGACCCGCGAACCCCTGGTCCCCTACAACGCGGCCGGCGAGGCCAACGCCCCCATGGTCGCCTTCGCCTCCGCCGCCAAGGCGAACGGCATCTGGCCCTTCGTCAACATGAACCGCACCCACGTCGTCCCCCCGTGCAACATCACGGAGGCCGAGGCCAAGGAGGGCCTGGCGGCCCTGGACGCGGCGCTTTCGGTGGCGGACGAGTACACGGTCTGA
- the recR gene encoding recombination mediator RecR — protein sequence MYEGVVQDLIDELGRLPGVGPKSAQRIAFHILQAEPTDVRRLAQALLEVKAKVRFCATCGNVAQEELCNICRDTRRDPTVICVVEEPKDVVAVERTREFRGRYHVLGGAISPIEGVGPDDLRIRELLARLADGTVTELILATDPNLEGEATATYLARMIKPMGLKVTRLASGLPVGGDLEYADEVTLGRAFEGRRLLDV from the coding sequence TTGTACGAAGGCGTGGTCCAGGACCTCATCGACGAGCTGGGGCGGCTGCCCGGCGTCGGTCCCAAGAGCGCGCAGCGGATCGCCTTCCACATCCTGCAGGCGGAGCCGACGGACGTGCGGCGTCTGGCGCAGGCCCTCCTCGAAGTGAAGGCGAAGGTCCGCTTCTGCGCGACCTGCGGCAATGTCGCACAGGAGGAGCTGTGCAACATCTGCCGCGACACGCGCCGCGACCCCACGGTCATCTGTGTCGTGGAGGAGCCCAAGGACGTGGTCGCCGTCGAGCGCACCCGCGAGTTCAGGGGCCGCTACCACGTCCTCGGCGGCGCGATCAGCCCGATCGAGGGCGTCGGCCCCGACGACCTGCGCATACGAGAGCTGCTGGCCCGCCTGGCCGACGGAACGGTCACCGAACTGATCCTCGCCACGGACCCGAATCTCGAAGGCGAGGCCACGGCCACGTACCTCGCCCGCATGATCAAACCCATGGGCCTCAAGGTCACCCGCCTGGCCAGCGGCCTCCCGGTGGGCGGCGACCTGGAATACGCGGACGAGGTGACCCTCGGCCGCGCCTTCGAGGGGAGACGATTGCTGGATGTCTGA
- a CDS encoding serine/threonine-protein kinase, whose product MEKLGPGDPQRIGAYRLLARLGAGGMGQVYLARSDRGRTVAVKLVRQELAEQEEFRARFRQEVQAARQVGGYWTAPVLDADTDADIPWVATGYVAGPSLQSVVGHDHGALPERSVRILAAGLAHALQDIHTAGLIHRDLKPSNVLVTIDGPRVIDFGIARALETVTDGGLTRTGALVGSPGFMAPEQVRGDRVTSACDVFCLGSVLAYAATGALPFGSANSGVHALMFRIAQEEPDLEELPEGLHDLVRDCLKKEPAERPTLAQILERTGAENTVFAGRSRDPWLPSALVAQLGRRAVELLDTEDPEDPIAPKGTGGPEGAAGPGRPDLTKEAASAPAALPALPPAPPEHAPAAPGAAPLDRLPTQIAGAQPPPPATPPGPAVYGYPQQHPQPAPGYGYPQNPYGQQPQGYGAYGGAAAPALGPTPPYGPTPPYGPGGAAPQPQPEPPRKNRKSSVLLVIVALVVALAAGGSVYALMKRGDDGGKEDDAKGGKSTSAAPTPGPTTSEPTDPPSSAEPSESEDDGTIPEEFLGTWNATIDNADGENTRELVIQQGEVGDTVLSLTADGPAGSGTYHCVFEAELTEEPDDDGPLQIGPSTVTVGEPATSCTPGEATEVSLLPDGRLRRVNTESGESLTYAKTS is encoded by the coding sequence ATGGAGAAGCTCGGGCCTGGTGATCCGCAGCGGATCGGGGCGTACCGCCTGCTCGCGCGGCTCGGCGCGGGGGGCATGGGCCAGGTGTACCTGGCCCGGTCCGACCGCGGCCGCACGGTCGCCGTCAAGCTCGTCCGGCAGGAGCTGGCCGAGCAGGAGGAGTTCCGGGCCCGCTTCCGGCAGGAGGTGCAGGCCGCCCGCCAGGTCGGCGGCTACTGGACCGCCCCGGTCCTGGACGCCGACACCGACGCCGACATCCCCTGGGTCGCCACCGGCTACGTCGCCGGCCCCAGCCTCCAGAGCGTCGTCGGACACGACCACGGCGCCCTCCCCGAGCGCTCCGTACGCATCCTCGCCGCCGGGCTCGCCCACGCGCTCCAGGACATCCACACCGCCGGGCTGATCCACCGCGACCTCAAGCCGTCCAACGTCCTCGTGACCATCGACGGACCCCGCGTCATCGACTTCGGTATCGCGCGCGCCCTGGAGACCGTCACCGACGGTGGCCTCACCCGCACCGGCGCGCTCGTCGGCTCGCCCGGCTTCATGGCCCCCGAGCAGGTGCGCGGCGACCGCGTCACCTCCGCCTGCGACGTCTTCTGCCTGGGCTCCGTCCTCGCCTACGCCGCCACCGGCGCCCTGCCCTTCGGCAGCGCCAACTCCGGTGTGCACGCGCTGATGTTCCGTATCGCGCAGGAGGAACCCGACCTGGAGGAGCTGCCCGAGGGCCTCCACGACCTCGTACGGGACTGCCTGAAGAAGGAGCCCGCCGAGCGGCCGACGCTGGCGCAGATCCTGGAGCGTACGGGCGCCGAAAACACGGTCTTCGCCGGACGCTCCCGCGACCCGTGGCTGCCGAGCGCCCTCGTCGCCCAACTCGGCCGCCGTGCCGTGGAGCTGCTCGACACGGAGGACCCGGAGGACCCCATCGCGCCCAAGGGGACGGGCGGTCCGGAGGGCGCGGCCGGTCCGGGAAGGCCCGACCTCACCAAGGAAGCCGCCTCCGCCCCCGCCGCTCTTCCCGCGCTCCCGCCGGCCCCGCCCGAGCACGCCCCGGCCGCGCCCGGCGCTGCCCCGCTGGACCGGCTGCCCACCCAGATCGCGGGCGCCCAGCCGCCCCCGCCGGCCACCCCGCCGGGCCCCGCCGTGTACGGCTACCCGCAGCAGCACCCCCAGCCCGCCCCCGGCTACGGCTACCCGCAGAACCCCTACGGGCAGCAGCCACAGGGCTACGGCGCGTACGGCGGGGCGGCCGCCCCGGCCCTGGGCCCCACGCCGCCCTACGGCCCCACACCCCCGTACGGTCCGGGCGGGGCCGCCCCGCAGCCGCAGCCCGAGCCCCCACGCAAGAACCGCAAGTCCTCAGTCCTCCTCGTGATCGTCGCCCTGGTCGTGGCGCTCGCCGCCGGTGGCTCGGTGTACGCGCTGATGAAGAGGGGCGACGACGGCGGCAAGGAGGACGACGCCAAGGGCGGGAAGAGCACCAGCGCGGCGCCGACCCCCGGGCCCACGACGTCCGAGCCGACGGATCCGCCCAGCTCGGCGGAGCCCTCCGAGTCCGAGGACGACGGCACGATCCCCGAGGAGTTCCTCGGCACCTGGAACGCCACCATCGACAACGCCGACGGCGAGAACACCCGTGAACTCGTCATCCAGCAGGGCGAGGTGGGCGACACCGTGCTCTCGCTCACGGCGGACGGCCCGGCGGGCAGCGGCACCTACCACTGCGTGTTCGAGGCCGAACTGACCGAGGAACCGGACGACGACGGCCCCCTCCAGATCGGCCCGTCCACGGTCACGGTCGGCGAACCGGCGACGTCCTGCACCCCGGGCGAGGCCACCGAGGTCAGCCTCCTCCCCGACGGCCGCCTGCGCCGGGTCAACACGGAGTCGGGCGAATCACTGACGTACGCGAAGACCTCGTAA
- a CDS encoding GntR family transcriptional regulator: protein MPGTGGGNGAVTRSTLRQQLADALRDEVLGGRLQPGQEFTVKEIAEQYGVSATPVREALVDLSAQGLLDAVQHRGFQVHEYSLDDYRHMVEARILVTDGMFRRLGERKVDPRAAAALAGVRRRGEEARRAATAGDLDILIGYDLRFWRELSILFGNPYLADFLHRLRVQAWVCAVQFLRRVKGPDGLKGRLWASHTDLVDALTRRDAQTAQEIIAAYDAHSLDLVERLAAE from the coding sequence ATGCCCGGCACCGGCGGCGGCAATGGCGCCGTGACCCGTAGCACCCTGCGGCAACAGCTCGCGGACGCGCTCCGTGACGAGGTGCTGGGCGGCCGTCTCCAGCCGGGGCAGGAGTTCACGGTCAAGGAGATCGCCGAGCAGTACGGGGTGTCGGCGACGCCCGTGCGCGAGGCGCTGGTGGATCTGTCCGCGCAGGGACTGCTGGACGCCGTGCAGCACCGCGGCTTCCAGGTGCACGAGTACTCGCTGGACGACTACCGGCACATGGTCGAGGCCCGCATCCTGGTCACCGACGGCATGTTCCGGCGGCTGGGGGAACGGAAGGTCGATCCCCGTGCGGCCGCCGCGCTCGCGGGAGTCCGGCGTCGCGGCGAGGAGGCCCGACGTGCCGCCACCGCCGGTGACCTGGACATCCTCATCGGCTACGACCTGCGTTTCTGGCGCGAGTTGAGCATTCTCTTCGGCAACCCCTACCTCGCCGACTTCCTGCACCGGCTGCGCGTTCAGGCCTGGGTGTGCGCGGTGCAGTTCCTGCGCCGGGTGAAGGGCCCCGACGGGCTCAAGGGGCGGCTGTGGGCGAGCCACACCGACCTCGTCGACGCCCTCACCCGCCGGGACGCGCAGACCGCGCAGGAGATCATCGCCGCGTACGACGCCCACTCCCTCGACCTCGTCGAGCGCCTGGCCGCCGAATGA
- a CDS encoding YbaB/EbfC family nucleoid-associated protein: protein MIPGGGQPNMQALLQQAQKMQQDLAKAQEELARTEVDGQAGGGLVRATVTGSGELRALKIDPKAVDPEDTETLADLIVAAVQAANENAQTLQQQKLGPLAQGLGGGSGIPGLPF, encoded by the coding sequence GTGATCCCCGGTGGTGGCCAGCCCAATATGCAGGCGCTGCTCCAGCAGGCCCAGAAGATGCAGCAGGACCTGGCGAAGGCGCAGGAGGAACTCGCGCGGACGGAGGTCGACGGCCAGGCGGGCGGCGGTCTGGTGAGGGCCACCGTCACGGGCTCCGGCGAACTGCGCGCGCTCAAGATCGACCCCAAGGCGGTGGACCCGGAGGACACGGAGACCCTCGCCGACCTGATCGTCGCGGCCGTCCAGGCGGCCAACGAGAACGCCCAGACCCTCCAGCAGCAGAAGCTCGGTCCGCTGGCCCAGGGCCTCGGCGGCGGCAGCGGCATCCCCGGCCTGCCTTTCTAA
- a CDS encoding GTP-binding protein, with translation MEFEWQPRLGLGTLGQAGHGRSTLAAALSRRHGYVDCFEHTDGVRDLIVGGARVDAVILVVAADEGVRAQTREQVRVARRVGVACVVVFLNKCDLVEDGDMLGLAEAEVRELLSAHGFPGAEIPVVRGSALRALEEDPEAVEEIDELARRLDTYVPDRVREADRPFLLAIEGVFDRPGDAGPVVTGRILRGTVRSGDEIEIVGGRASAGRVICAGVEIFGRPVVEGEAGHGVGVLLRGVGPEGPEVARGQVLAAPGTATAYRAFEAEVYLRSEEEGGFGAPVAEGRKARFFFRSAEFTGTIGLPEGVREAAPGAHSRMRVTLERPVAMEVGLRFVILEGGRPVGVGVVAGVAGVGGVSGGSVSGGSA, from the coding sequence GTGGAGTTCGAGTGGCAGCCCCGGTTGGGTCTGGGCACCCTGGGACAGGCCGGCCACGGCAGGAGCACCCTGGCGGCGGCCCTGAGCCGTCGCCACGGATATGTGGACTGTTTCGAGCACACCGACGGTGTCCGTGACCTGATCGTCGGCGGGGCCCGGGTGGACGCCGTGATCCTCGTGGTCGCCGCGGACGAGGGGGTGCGGGCGCAGACCCGCGAGCAGGTACGGGTGGCCCGGCGGGTGGGGGTGGCGTGTGTCGTCGTGTTCCTCAACAAGTGCGACTTGGTGGAGGACGGGGACATGCTGGGGCTGGCGGAGGCGGAGGTCCGTGAGCTGCTGTCGGCGCACGGATTCCCGGGCGCCGAGATCCCTGTCGTACGCGGGTCCGCGCTGCGGGCGCTGGAGGAGGACCCCGAGGCGGTCGAGGAGATCGACGAACTCGCCCGGCGCCTGGACACATACGTCCCCGACCGGGTGCGGGAGGCCGACCGCCCGTTCCTGCTGGCGATCGAGGGCGTCTTCGACCGCCCCGGGGACGCAGGCCCGGTCGTCACCGGCCGGATCCTGCGGGGCACGGTCCGGTCCGGCGACGAGATCGAGATCGTCGGGGGCAGGGCCTCGGCGGGCCGGGTGATCTGTGCCGGGGTGGAGATATTCGGCAGACCTGTGGTCGAGGGGGAGGCGGGCCACGGCGTCGGGGTGCTGTTGCGCGGGGTCGGACCCGAGGGCCCCGAGGTCGCACGAGGGCAGGTGCTGGCGGCGCCGGGCACTGCCACGGCGTACCGCGCTTTCGAGGCCGAGGTGTATCTGCGGTCCGAGGAAGAAGGAGGCTTCGGGGCGCCTGTCGCCGAGGGCCGGAAGGCACGGTTCTTCTTCCGCTCCGCCGAGTTCACCGGCACGATCGGGCTGCCCGAGGGCGTGCGGGAGGCGGCGCCCGGGGCGCACAGCCGGATGAGGGTGACTCTGGAGCGGCCGGTCGCCATGGAGGTCGGGCTGCGGTTCGTGATCCTGGAGGGTGGGCGGCCGGTGGGAGTGGGGGTCGTGGCGGGTGTGGCGGGTGTGGGTGGTGTATCGGGTGGTTCGGTATCGGGTGGTTCCGCGTGA
- a CDS encoding SLATT domain-containing protein: protein MSQPEMQPEGVPYDGWGDGALPWVGDLTGRPFPHGDWGAPAERLDELYRWVERGALDTAAWYLADRVWKRRGARVLRVGAAAGALIGGALPLIDLTGVMGGVAPWGYLALLLCVACVAGDRFFGVTSGWMRDVATAQAVQRRLQVLQFDWASESVREVLGPAEGTAGEAAERCLGVLRRFCEDVTELVRAETADWMVEFRSGTGPLGIQTVGVVGRGAEGGGVGRMPMPPGARPNMPRQRPPEAR from the coding sequence GTGAGTCAGCCGGAGATGCAGCCCGAGGGGGTCCCGTACGACGGGTGGGGGGACGGGGCCCTGCCCTGGGTCGGCGATCTGACCGGGCGGCCGTTTCCGCACGGGGACTGGGGGGCGCCGGCGGAACGGCTGGACGAGCTGTACCGGTGGGTGGAGCGGGGGGCGCTGGACACCGCCGCGTGGTATCTCGCCGACCGGGTGTGGAAGCGGCGGGGGGCGCGAGTGCTGCGGGTGGGGGCCGCGGCGGGGGCGCTGATCGGGGGCGCGCTGCCGTTGATCGATCTGACCGGGGTGATGGGCGGGGTGGCGCCCTGGGGATATCTGGCACTGCTGCTGTGTGTGGCGTGCGTGGCCGGGGACCGGTTCTTCGGGGTGACCTCCGGGTGGATGCGGGACGTGGCCACGGCGCAGGCGGTGCAGCGGCGGCTCCAGGTGCTGCAGTTCGACTGGGCGTCGGAGAGCGTGCGGGAGGTGCTCGGGCCGGCGGAGGGGACGGCCGGGGAGGCGGCGGAGCGGTGTCTCGGGGTGCTGCGGCGGTTCTGTGAGGACGTGACGGAGCTGGTGCGGGCCGAGACGGCGGACTGGATGGTGGAGTTCCGGAGCGGGACCGGGCCGCTGGGGATCCAGACGGTCGGGGTCGTCGGGCGGGGGGCCGAAGGCGGGGGTGTGGGGCGCATGCCCATGCCTCCGGGGGCTCGGCCGAACATGCCTCGGCAGCGGCCGCCGGAGGCTCGGTGA